GGATAGTTCCCCCTCTGCGCCAGGTAGtttcttcgtccactttcattgccattactttattatttctttaattcacttagtaagtacaaataatttcccctatgctgtccttggtgtctttgtttgttggcttctcatgatacgattaataaaaatctggcccatCGATTAATCTCTTTTCTTCTTGTACAGATATACATATAAGAACAGGTCAACGCGCAGACAGGCTAAACACATGCAGCGCACCTGTCGTCCTCCTAGACATAAGGAAGACCTCACCACGTGTGTTCCTGAATCATCAGAGCTTCGCACCACGACGAAAAATGCATGCGCCCAGGCACAAGAAGGAGCAAATGTTGCAGCTACCCAGGCCGTATGTCGCGTTTACCTTCGATCAAGACTGCGTGCGCTTTTTTCCCTTACATTTTCGCGTTTAAATGTATGCTACTTCTATGAACATGCACGTAAGGCACTTGCAGGGGGCCATCACAAAACCCGTCGTGTGATGGGCCTATCAAATGTAAAACGCAGTCAATCAATGTCCGGCACCTTGTTTTAGATTACCATAGAATGGGCCACTTGCGTTGAGTTAGCTATTACACGGACTGACCACGGTCGTACGCAGGCAAACCTCTCCGGCAAAGAGCCACACCATGGGCCTCTGCATTTTCCCTCTCTCCTTGCTGAGTGTCCTGGCTTTCGCCAACGGAGGCCAGTTCAGCCAGAGACTGGACGCGCCCATCTCAACGTACGGCTGGACGCCGCTCATTCCCGCGTCGACCGGATCCGTGAGCCTGCCACAGAACGGACGAGTGTACACAACGCCGTATCAGGTCAGTTCACCGCAGCAGGTGGCCTACCAACAAGCCAGGGGCAACGGGGCAATCGACAACGCTCCAAGACAGTTCAGCGCCAGCAGCCCGCAGTCTAGGACCGTCACTGCCTCCATAACCTGGCCACCGGACCAGTCCGCACAACGGCAGCCTCAGCCACAGCCTgagccgcagcctgagccgcagcCTGAGGCACAGCCCGGACCTGCATTGCCACCTCAAGGTGAGGTGGTCGGTCCCGGACTGCCGGACGAAGACATTGCAGTGCCGGAAACAGATCCGCCCGTCCTGGAAACGTTCAATGGCCACCCCGAAGACGACCGGGTGGTCAAGACGACGCTGAAGACGCCGGTGTCGCACGGCTACGTCGTCGCCCTCGTGAAAAAGCCCAACCACCTCAAGTCTTACTTCAAGTCTAAGATTCCTGAAGCAGTGAGGGACGACCAGCCGGCCTTCTTCGTGTACGTACCGCCCACCCGACGAGGAACTGCGCCGACGTTGCAGTCTCGCGGTCCTCAACTGAGAGCCAACAACCGAGGACCGTCGCAGAGGCAGTACCAGAGGCCGTTCAGCAGAACCAGCGCTGTACCGAGGTACGTCTTACCTCTCTTCGGCCAGCCGTTCGCCGTGACCCACGTTCAAGGGCTGAGGACTCCGGCCATGCCAGCAGTCTTGGTTTACGTTCCTCCGGAGGGTCATTTCAGCGTGCCACTTCCCGCGAACCCATCGCTGTCCCTGAACGCCCTGCTGGAACACTCCAAGCCCGCTCCCGTGCTGTCCAAAGCGTTCCTCGACTCGACGGCACCGCCAGACGCGCCCTGGTTCTCTCAAAGCCTCGAAGCCACGCCCGAAGAAATCATTAAGCTCACTCTGTCCCAACTGGGAAAATTTCATGCCTAGTACATTCTTTTAAATAAAATGAACAAAGAAACTGTTTCCAACAATTTCAGAAATGGCACGGAGGGGCGCATAAGCTTTTGACAGGCAGTTCTGGTCACCGAGCGCACGTTCCCATCATGCCGCTGACAAAATGGGAAATATCTTTTGTATTTAAAACGCCGATTGGCTTAACTCAAGCAGTGGTCACGCAATACGACAACGTCACTGGCACTAATTTCAAGGGCAACGTAGACGTGTTCTGATTAACAGTATATACGGATTTAATCACTCAAACTGCAAATTACCAATTCCTGCACTCAGTTTCATACGTAGTTGAGACATTCAGCCCCCCTCCAAAACTGCGACTATTACAGAATCGTGGTAGCTGGTAGTTGTAACTGGTAGTTATAATAACCTTACGGCTTGATTAAGGTACATAGCTCTCGACGTGAAATGCCCATCACTCCGGTTGGATGTCGTCAGTTATTTAAAACCTCCTTGGCGCCATGCTTGATGTCAGTGTAAGCACCTGCGATACTTTGGTAGTACAGCTTGGCCACCCTCTTTGCCATCCTTGCACAATGTCAACGTTATTGAGTAGCCGAACGTTTCAGAGAGCTATATTCTATACATTAATGAAATGGTGCGCCTCACGACGTTGCAGCGAGAATATTTTGGCAGCGCTTGTTGTTTCACTGCGCAAATTCGTAGAGCCAGCACATATCTAAGGACCTCTTGCGTTTGATATGAAGGTGGGGGGCATTATGCATGTACGGCACCGATGACTGAGGAAGAAGTTTACTGACtaaaaaaggcagagaggtcggccggaaagtAGAGTATCTGGCCCGCTACTCTGCGCAAGGAAAAGGAAACAAGAGACGAAAAAAAGGTCCCAATGGGGGATGATGATGGGAggaacgaaatgaaaaaaaaaacacacacacatcgcaTAAGTGCTACCATCACAAGCGCGAGTCCAGGTccgtgtcgcctaagaaacgtgaaaaagcacgcattgtctctatcgtCCGCCAACCCTCCGGCCATGCGCCTAGCAGGAGGTCGTCCGGTAGTGGTCTGCTGTATAAATGCCTCAAGGTAGCTGCCAGTGTCAGTCTTTCGTACGCACACACAGGTCACACCACGAGCACACGGTCTATAGTCTCAACAACGCCACACGCTGAACAGCCCGGAGAGTCCACCAGTCCAATGATCTGCATGTTCCTGCGCGTGAAAGCGACGCCCAAACgtagtctgtgtatcaggcaagCATGAGGGCAGGGAATTCTACGCGGAACAGAAAAATGCATAGTGGGTCCAGGCTTTTCAGGCGGACGTAACGAGCGTCTCGCTGGGCctagtatcttctcgtcgcactcctcattaattacGACAGGAGGCACGTGATGTCCAGTCTAGAGAACGGCACAACAGTTCGCTGGCCATTGCTGAGGGCTCGCCTTGCTTCAGCATCAGCCGTCTCATTACCATTGGGCGCACAGTTTCCGGGATCCATCGGAACACTATTCGGTGGTCTTTTTCTTGAGCGCATAGAAGGAGCTCAATGATCTGCAGCGCCATAGCCAGATAGGCgatgtggcgcaggaagcatctcAAAATTTGCAGCGTGGGTTTCGAATCCGTGAagatgcaccactcttgaggtccttccccgcagatgtggcgaatcgcttcttTAAGGGCCgtaagctctgcagcggttgatatGTAGAATTCTAATCTAAAACGAAAATTCGAGTCGTACGCTGAGCGGGTATCACTACAGCTGCTGCCGACGCCTTTGGTGACGCGGATCCGTCAGTGTACACATGAACATaggtctggtattctgaccagatgtatgcCAGAGCAAGTTGCTGCAGTCTGCTAACGagaaccaatgatttctttattAGGCTGGGGGCATGTCGGCACActgaaggttgaaccatcacccacggtggtttgagggggtgatatggaagggcatagccttaTGTGGGGTAGACGGCAGCGGAGtacacttgtgaaactgctgtccggccaCTCGTGCAGAATCGACGTCAATCGATGGCGATGGTGTCGTgtgagtaagcgtaaatacacacgaagtcGTTCGTGGGACATATATACCGATAATGGGAAGACgcgggcttcctcaattgtgccttcGTCAGAGGCGCGCCGTGGCCAGTCAATGCATATTTTGAGTACCTGCGCTTgaacgctctctaatgtccgtaagcaggaaattctcaagtttgagagtatcggtAGGTTGTAGGGAATGTAGCCTACGAATACAGACGGGCAAACTCGTAGTAGGGAGCCCTCCGCGGGGCCCCACTTCATGCCTCCTACGAAGCGAAAAACATGGTGAAAGAGAGTAAGTTTTTGCTTCAGCACCTTTACGTGCCTCGCCCATGACAAACCGCGGTCAatgataatgcccaagaatctgtggtgTGAGACATAAGGTATCACAACACCATTAATAGAAATCGTAAAGCGgcagacagcttcgcgcgggaaagcaatcacagcacatatttcagcAACCAAGAGCAATACCTGGCGCCATGCACTCTGAAACAAAtgtacaccttttggggtgtatatttgccacacaacgataatcgtcatctgccttgcttgcgtttccttccttgaaaacgctgcgctcgctactttcctgtcgagaatgctgcgtcatgCCAATAACCggcatgccgtttgtgacttggaagtaccgggctcgccgcgttaaagaaagaaaatgcgaacaaggcagatgacgattattgttgcttGGCAAAAGAGtgcaattttgcttaagagtgtaggtaTCGTGAAGTAGATGACGCAGCGCGTTGTAATCTCGAACGCAGTTGAGGGCGTGTCGAACCAGAAGCCGAGATGCAGATGTCACCAGCATATGCACTGATGTGAATGTGAGCTGGAAGTTCACTCACCAGGCCAATCGGCGCCAcattaaataaggttgggctgAGAACTtctccctgaggaactccacggcAAACCTGAAGACGAGTAGTCTCCCCGTCAGGCGTGGACATGTACACGAAGcagccgctgaggtagctcacaatccacaTGTAGATCCGGCCACTAACGCCCAAGTCGTCTTgggcatcgagaatggcttcatgaaggaCGTTATCTAGGCTCCTTTGATGTCTAAGAAGACAATGGCGACGAGTCGGCGTCGAAAAACTCGTCCACTGTCGTTCCACTGTCGTTACGAACTCGATGACGCAGTCAATCCAAGAACGACCTCGTCAAAACCCGGTCATTATGTCCGTATAAAGATCATTCCTCTCCAGAAACCAACGGAGCCTCGCCAGCCCCATTCGTTCCATAACTTTTCCAACACAGCTGGCTAATGCAACTGACCCGTACGAGGTTAGTTCATAAGGAGCTTTCCAGGCATCAAGAGAGCAATCAGGCGGCTGATATTCCAGTGATGCAGAACAATACAGGATACCCATGTATCATTGTAATAATGGAGCAGCGCAGTGCGTCCAGCCATGCCAAGGTGAGAGAGAGACGAGTACGAAATCCCGTCAAGGCCAGGGGCGGATGAATGTCGACACGAAGCAAGAGAAGCATCTAATTCAGGCATCGTGAGGAGCAAGCCATAGTGGTCGATCGCGAAAGATGGCGCAAAAACCTCGAATGGGATTGAGGCTGGCCGAGTTGTGCCCACAATCATTTTGCAGAAGCCGTCCGCCACCCCTACACCAGTGCGGCGTTGGTAAGTGGACAGGGCACAGAAAAGGTACCTTTCTTGTGGGGGCGAACGGAAGCTCCTATCTACATGCCAAATACGTGGCAGCGGCTTGCGAGGATGCGGTGTGGgattctcctccgtgctcttgggacaaaggaacgacaacacaatcgtgcaaacaatcacaagggcatttattgcacctttcatagatcaatgccagctagccgagttgctatccacaacacatgccgatgggcgcgcgacaattctagaagtccgactcaccgcgaccggatagcgagcgaatatgttcgccccatgctggatcccaacgcctggtcattcgcgcgtacggtcacgcgaacggtggcgcgctcgaagacggccacgcgagacggtctc
The sequence above is drawn from the Dermacentor andersoni chromosome 7, qqDerAnde1_hic_scaffold, whole genome shotgun sequence genome and encodes:
- the LOC129385232 gene encoding uncharacterized protein, with protein sequence MGLCIFPLSLLSVLAFANGGQFSQRLDAPISTYGWTPLIPASTGSVSLPQNGRVYTTPYQVSSPQQVAYQQARGNGAIDNAPRQFSASSPQSRTVTASITWPPDQSAQRQPQPQPEPQPEPQPEAQPGPALPPQGEVVGPGLPDEDIAVPETDPPVLETFNGHPEDDRVVKTTLKTPVSHGYVVALVKKPNHLKSYFKSKIPEAVRDDQPAFFVYVPPTRRGTAPTLQSRGPQLRANNRGPSQRQYQRPFSRTSAVPRYVLPLFGQPFAVTHVQGLRTPAMPAVLVYVPPEGHFSVPLPANPSLSLNALLEHSKPAPVLSKAFLDSTAPPDAPWFSQSLEATPEEIIKLTLSQLGKFHA